In Anaerolineales bacterium, the sequence TCCGCTCAAGGAACTCCTGCTGACCTTCGTTCCTCCGGAGCTGGGTTTGTCGCCGATCGAACAGGAAAAAACCCTCGGCTCCCTGACCCAACAATTGGTGAATTCCCTTCCGGCCGAACAGCGCAAAGGCTACCTCCTCCGCCCGCAGGCGGTCCTCACCCTGCAAGGCCTCCTGGAGCGGGTGCTTGAATCCGACGGAATCACCAAGGAGATGCTCGAAGCCCAGCGCGCCAAAACCAAGCTGGTCCGGGAGCTGATCGAGGCGGAAGGGGACGCGCGGCTGACTCTGATCCGCGAACAGGATAAACGGATCGACGCCGACGTGCTGGCCCTGCTTTCCGCCGTCGCCCGCTCGGCGGCGGCCGGGGAGGACCAAGCCTTCGCCGAAAAAGCCCGGCGCGCGCGGGAAGACGTCCTCCGGAATTCCACGGCCGGAAAGCGTTCGCAGGCCCAACGTGAGGAATTGGAGGCCGCAGCCCGGGATTTGGAAGCGCTGGGCAAAGAGGTCAGCCTGGAAGGGTTGGTGCGGCTGGTCGCCGCAGCTCCCTCGCTGGATAGGGTGACCGCGCTGGCCGCCCTGGCTTGGCAGGCGATGGACTACGCCTTCTTCCAGCGCTTCACGGAAAATTTGGACAAGGCTTCCGGCTCCGAGCGCGAACGGCTGGCGGCCATCCGCGACCGAGCGCTGGAGGAAGTCGAGCGGGTCCAGCAGGCGGTGCAGTCGGAGATGAACCTCGCCGCCGGGGTCCTGCAAAGCATCGTCCAGGCGCCGGATCTGGATTCCGCCGTCGAGGAGTACCTCCCGGAGTGCAACGATTTGTTCTTCGCCATCCTAGAGGCGAACCTGGAAAGCGCCCGGCGCAACAAGCAGGAAAAAGCCGCCGCGCGGCTGGAGGAAGTGAAATCCAAAATCCTGGCCGCCCTCGAAAATTCCCTGCCGCCCGAATTGCGGTTCGTCCGCGACCTGCTCGCCGAGCAGAACGACGAGGGGGCGGAAAAACTGCTTGCCGATCGCGCGGGCGAGATCACCGATACCTTCGTGGAAGCGCTGAAGGCCGCCCTCAAGGACCTGGAAGCTTCGCCGCAGGAGCCGCTGGCGGAGCGGATGAAGAAGATCCTCGCCACGGCGGAAAAACAGCTGGCCCTAAAGAAGTTCACCGCCAAGTAGAAAAAAAAATACAACCGGCGCCGTTGGATGCCGTACCCGCCGGTCCGCCTTGGTGTGGAGTGAAGATTCCCTGGAGGAAGCCTGTTATAAACCGGCTCGCACTTCCCGCGCATTCGAAGTGGAAATTCGAGGTTTGTCTGAAGCGGATGGACCGCCGAGCGCATCGTCGCTTCCCCCGGTGAACACTGCGCCACAGGCGGACGTGATAGCCGGTGCGGGAACCTTTTTCTTTCAAGCGGCGCGAGGGAGTACGTTCACCCGGATGCCCAGCATTTCTCCCGGACAGCCCCTTTAAATTCCGTATCTGCTCAGCCTCTCCCTCATCCGCCCTTCGGGCACCTTCTCCCAGCCCCACAATAGCGGAAAAAAGAATGTAATGATTCAAAGCCATCAATCTCGAGAGATGGGCTGGGAGAAGGACGGGATGAGGGGAAAATGAAAACTGGTTTTTCCGTATAAAAAAAAATACTTGCATCGGGGTGAGCAGACACTTAATTTCTTTCTACGAGTAACCGTCATGGATAATCCAACCGCCGCGTTTGCCGCATCTAATCCGCGGCGACCGCGGCGGTTGATCCATCGCCCCGAACCGGCGATTCGCCCTACGTATCCGCGCTTGGAAGGATGAACAGCGTGACCGATTCGGCCGGGAACACGTACGGCGTTTTTCCGTCGATCGTCGCCGCGTCGCCGAGTTCCGCGTCGGTCGAACGGTCGAACCGCCGCGTCTCTGCGGCTTGGCCGTACTCCAAGCCCGCGATCGTGATGGTTTTGGAAATGTCCCGATCGTTCAGGTTGACGACCATCAGCGTGAGGATTCCCTCGCCGGTCTTCGCGCCGTAGATACTCAACAGCGGGGTGTCGGAAGACGCGTGGACCAGCCGGTTGCCGAAGGATTTGTACATCTCAAAAACGTAGAGGCTCGGTCGGACGGCCGAGACCTGCGTCAGCCCGTGGCCGCCGGCCCCTTCCAGGCAGAAATGGGCCGCGAAATCCACCCGTTGCCGGCCCATCCTCCCGAGCACGTCGGCGAGCCAGAGGGCGTTGGCGAAGGAATCCGGCGTGGTCTCCCCGCCTTCGCTGTTGGTCCAATCCGAATTAAACTCCGTGACCGCGACGGGGAGGTCGCGTCCCAGCTCGCTGCGGATCACGTCCCGCAGGTTGGGAATCAGAAGGTCCCACTCGGCGGGGTTGGTTTTCAGGTCGGCAAGCGCGGGCGCGGTTTGTCCGAAGGGGTAGCGGTGGACGGAAACCACGTCCACCAGGTCGCCGTTCGCCCGCAGGAACTCCCTCAGCCAGTCCTTTCCGTCGCGGTCCCGCGGGTCGGTCCGGGGGTCTCCGGTGAACTGGCTGATCTCCGGTCCGATCAGCAGGATCGAAGGGTCGACGGCTTTCATCGCCAACGCGAATTCGCGCCAGTCGCGGTTGAATTCCCCGGTGCCGTAGTCCGGCATGTTGAATTTTTCGTCATAGAGGTCGGGCTCGTTGCCGATCGCCCAATAGCGGACGGCGTGGCGCTGGTCGACGTTCGCGTATTGCACCGCCTGCGCGGCGCTCTTGGCCGTGGAATTCGGGAGCTTGACGTTTACCATCGGCTCCGCCCCCAATTCCCCGGACAGGGCGATGAATTCGTCCAGGCGGCCTTCGATGAACACGTACCGGTCCCCGTATTCCCCGCCCGGGTAGCGGAGGAACCGGAGTCCCACCTCCTGCAGAACGGGTTTGGTTTTCCGGGAAAGGTTCTGCCAGGGACCGTAGTTCGTTCCGTAGAGGAAGGGGGAAATATCCCCCAGCTCGGCATCGGCCTGGACGAACAAAGTCCCGGGGACCGGCGTGGGGGTGGCAGTGGCCGTGGCCACCGGATAAAGCGTAACCGCCGTATTCACGGCGGTCGGTGTTTCGGTCACGGACGCCAACGGTTCGGCCGTGCGGAATTCGGCGGCGGTGGAGTCGGCCCCGACCGGACCGCACGCGAATCCGCAAAGCAACAGCAACCCGCCCAGCGGGATCGCTTTGTTCCGCATCGAAGGCCGGCTTATCCCTTGACGGATCCCTGGGTCAGGCCGGCGATGAACCGCTTTTGCAGCAGGAAGAACATCACCGCGATCGGAATCGCCACCACCAGCGACGCGGCGGCCATGTAATCGTAGCGCAGCTGGGTTCCGGCCGCTCCGGTGATGTATTGGCGCACGCCGGCGGGGATGGTTTTAATGCCCAAGGTGTAGGAGAAGAACATCTCGTCCCAGGCGGTCATGAAGATGTAGATGGCGGTGGAGACGATTCCGGGGATGGCCAGGGGGATGACGATGAACAAAAACGCCTCCAAGCGGGTTGCCCCGTCCACCATGGCCTGCTCCTCCAGGTCCACCGGAATGGAGGCGAAAAAGCTCCGCAGAATCCAAATCGAAATCGGCGTGTAGAATCCGATGTACAGGACGATTCCGCCCAGGTTCGATCCGACCAGCGGGATGCCCAAGTTTTTCTTGATCCAAATGAACGTGAGGTAGAGCGGGATGAAGAACAGCGTTCCCGGGATGAGCTGGGTCGCCAGCACGGTGATGCTGTAGGCGTCCGCGCCGCGGAATCGGAACCGGGCCAGGGCGTAGGCGGCGAGGGCGGAGAAGAAGGTTCCGATCAGCGTGGCGATGCCGACCACCGTCAGACTGTTGGAGAACAGCGTGTTGAACTTCAGGCTCTTCCACATCTCCGAATAATTCTGAAACCTCCACTCCGTCGGAAAGATGCTGCAATACGGACAGAGGATTTCGCCCCGCGGCTTCAGCGAAACCAGGACCATATAAAAGATCGGCAGCAAAATGACGGCCACCAGAGCCCACAGGATCAGACTCCAGAACCAGTTCAGGAGCCGGCTTCGTCCTCGCGCGGTGGTGAACAATTCAGCGATTTGCATGGATGCCTTCCCTTTCTGCTTCCGCCGTTTCCCGGATGGAAAGCCCGCGTCCGTTTCCGGCCCCGCTTCATTCCGAGGTCAGGCCTTCTTTAAAGGTCCGGTAGTACAGCCCGGTGAACACCAGCGCGGCGATCATGATGATCACCGAAGCCGCGGCGCCGTATCCATAGAGTTGGTATCCGAAGGACTGCCGGGCGATGGCCACCATAATCAAGTCCACGTACCTCCCCAGCTGGTCCGTGCCGAACAGGGTGATGGCGATGTTGTAGGGGCCGAAGCCGAAGAAATTAAACACGATGCCGAACAGGGTCGTCACGGCGATGATCGGCACCAGATAATGCCAGGTGATATAGAGGAACTTCTGGATATCGTTGGCCCCGTCGATGGCGGCGGCTTCGTAGATGTCATCCGGGATGATCTGCATCGCCGCCAGCAGCATCACCGTGGTGAACGGCAGGCCGCGCCAGATCGCCGGCAGGATCAAGGCCGTCCGCGCGTTTGCGCCGATCAGCCAGCGCAGTGGGTCGTCGGCCAAGTGCAGCCAATCGACGATGATCCGGTTGGCCAATCCCCCTTCCTGGGCCCAGATGAAGCGCCAGATGACGCCGACCGCGAAGGTGGGGATGACCCACGGGAGCAACACGAGCGTCCGCGCCAATCCCCTCGCGAAGAACTCCCGGTTGAGGAGCAGCGCCAAGATCAGGCTGATGGCCAGCGTTCCCAGCTGGACCCAAAGGGTGAACCAAAACGAGTTGATGACCGATTGGGTCAGGTCGGTGATGAGCTTGTCCTCGGAGCCGAAGAGCAGGCCGCCCAAAATGCGCTGGTAATGATGCAAGCCGACGAACGGCGAGGAGAACGGCGCCGCGTAGGTCGACTGCGTGACGTTCAACAGGGACATGTACAACGCTTGGGCGGTGGGAATTAAGTGCACCAGGAACATCACGATCACCGCGGGGGCGATGAACGAATACGCAATCCGGTTGATCCGCATGAACCGCCCAAGAGCCTTTTGGAATTTACCCATGCCCGCATCTTCCTTTTCTTCCCCCGGTGTTTTCCATCCGAGGTTATGGGGGGGCGGATTGCTCGTGCACCTCCGCCCCCCCATAAGGTTACCACGGGGGAAAACCGTGGAAAAACCGATCGTCCTAGCCGGCTAGCAACTCATCCACGGTCGACGCAGCGGCATCGAGCCTCGCTTTGACCGCATCGCGGCTGGGAGCGGCGCAGGCCGCATCGCCCTGCTTTAAGCAGGCTTCGGCCACGTCTTCCCAGATGCCCGTGAAGGCGGTGTTGATGGCGGTCTCGATCGCGCCCCACTTGCCGGTCGGCGCCGAAGTCTTGCCCTTGTCGGCCGCCGCGATGAACGGGGCGAAGAACGGATCGGCCTTGAAGGGCTCGAGGGCTTCGTACGTCACCGGGAGCAGCCCGATGGCGTTGCCGTAGCGGATTTGGGCGTCTTTGCGGAGCAGGTATTTCACCAGCGCCCAAGCGGCGTCGAAGTCCTGGCAGGTGTTCATGATGCCCAGGTCGCTGCCGCCGATGAAGGTGTACTGTCCGCCTGGTCCGGCCGGGAATTCAGCCACGCCGAAATCTTCCTCGGGGACCGTGTAGCCGCTGACCGCGGCATCGCGGATGTTCGGGATCACGTACGGACCGGCGAGTTCGGTCGCCGCCAGGCCCTTGCCCAGGCGCTCATCCGTGGTGGCGGAGTTCATCTCCAGGTTGTCGGAGGAGGTCAGGCCGCGGGAGTACAGGCTGGTGTAGAGCATGACCGCGTCCAGCGCGGCTTCGGAGTTGAAGACCGCCTTGGTCATATCCTCATTGAGGATGTCGCCGCCGTAGGCCCAGATCCACTGCAGCTGGTTCTGCCAGACGTTCCAGTCGCCCTTGCCGGGGTGAACCAACGGCGCCACGTAGCCCTTGGAAGGATCTTCGGGATCCACCGGGATCTTGGCGTCGCGGATCTTTTCCAGCGCGGCGATGTAGCTGTCGAGGGTCGCGAACGCGGTGCTCACGTCCACGCCCGCCGCTTCGTACACTTTCTTGTTGTAGTAGAGCGCCCGGACGTCGCCGACCCACGGCATGGCGACGAGCTTG encodes:
- a CDS encoding carbohydrate ABC transporter permease, with product MQIAELFTTARGRSRLLNWFWSLILWALVAVILLPIFYMVLVSLKPRGEILCPYCSIFPTEWRFQNYSEMWKSLKFNTLFSNSLTVVGIATLIGTFFSALAAYALARFRFRGADAYSITVLATQLIPGTLFFIPLYLTFIWIKKNLGIPLVGSNLGGIVLYIGFYTPISIWILRSFFASIPVDLEEQAMVDGATRLEAFLFIVIPLAIPGIVSTAIYIFMTAWDEMFFSYTLGIKTIPAGVRQYITGAAGTQLRYDYMAAASLVVAIPIAVMFFLLQKRFIAGLTQGSVKG
- a CDS encoding sugar ABC transporter permease encodes the protein MGKFQKALGRFMRINRIAYSFIAPAVIVMFLVHLIPTAQALYMSLLNVTQSTYAAPFSSPFVGLHHYQRILGGLLFGSEDKLITDLTQSVINSFWFTLWVQLGTLAISLILALLLNREFFARGLARTLVLLPWVIPTFAVGVIWRFIWAQEGGLANRIIVDWLHLADDPLRWLIGANARTALILPAIWRGLPFTTVMLLAAMQIIPDDIYEAAAIDGANDIQKFLYITWHYLVPIIAVTTLFGIVFNFFGFGPYNIAITLFGTDQLGRYVDLIMVAIARQSFGYQLYGYGAAASVIIMIAALVFTGLYYRTFKEGLTSE
- a CDS encoding extracellular solute-binding protein, coding for MKKKILLVIGMLAVLSLMLAACAPADTGSTVETKIVQQTVVIDATPQPDISGDITIWVMPNGPDPQKHIDDELLTFQAMYPNIKVTAEVVGWGDAYTRITTAVQGGEGPCVTQMGSTWVGSFGAMGGLHEFTAEEVAEVGGEAAFVPASWQTGLSDGKLVAMPWVGDVRALYYNKKVYEAAGVDVSTAFATLDSYIAALEKIRDAKIPVDPEDPSKGYVAPLVHPGKGDWNVWQNQLQWIWAYGGDILNEDMTKAVFNSEAALDAVMLYTSLYSRGLTSSDNLEMNSATTDERLGKGLAATELAGPYVIPNIRDAAVSGYTVPEEDFGVAEFPAGPGGQYTFIGGSDLGIMNTCQDFDAAWALVKYLLRKDAQIRYGNAIGLLPVTYEALEPFKADPFFAPFIAAADKGKTSAPTGKWGAIETAINTAFTGIWEDVAEACLKQGDAACAAPSRDAVKARLDAAASTVDELLAG